Part of the Branchiostoma floridae strain S238N-H82 chromosome 11, Bfl_VNyyK, whole genome shotgun sequence genome, tttattgaatttatgtgcacataattaaagggcacttttataccaaatttcagatcatttggttgtaaaacgaggctacaggagccaaaaatgtccttttttggtaaaaaaaatggccaaaaatcgcaaaattaagcattctgttgtaccgtatgccaaaactgttattgaatctaggtgagcatatgatcaaggcacctctctaccaaatttcatgtcattcgactgtaataccagggtacaggagcccgaaatatacataaaaattgacaaaaacctcaataaaatcattttaaaggaagatatgaaaaaaatgaaaaaaacacctgggagtattggcttactctacctttgtgccaaatttcaagtcaatcggttaaaaaatggcggagttgattcgatttgaagatttgacaggagaaagaaagaaagaaagaaacattacgaatacaatatatttcaccatacctatggtatggctgaaatataacaaaacatATATCGATAAAATTGACAATAGAAGGAACTTTCAAACATTAACTTCTCATGTCAAAATAGTCCATACGTTGTTAAAATTGATAatatttttattagtttttagGTGGTATGTATTTCAGTTTGATGGCTTAAAACGCGTTGCTGCGATATTTTGCTGCCCTCAATCCTTTTGAGACATGCCGACATGCCAAAGATGGAGAGAGAATGCTGATGTGCTGAAACTGTTTTCCTCAAGTCTAGGAGCCTAGATCTCGGGATCAGGGGCGGATGGAGGGTTATGTGCAATTCCAGGGATCGTGTGTGATCGTAGCGCATGCTtgggtaggtcgtgagtttatTTTTACGGCTTTTAAAGGCACCCGGGCGTAGGTAAACCAGCAGACTGTGTTGTTGTTATCATCGTCTCATAGATTTCAACATAACAGGTCCATAGGTTCGGGGTTGGAAGACGGAATTTAAGACCACATCATTCAGCTTTGAACAGGCTTTTAAGCTgtttatatatttctttatattGGCTAGATAAAAAGCTGTACtgtattttgtgtatgtgttttgtttttttattagaCCGGaaatgcaaaattgcaaataaCGTTGCATGATTcctgtatcttttttttaacctccttggagtATAACTGTATTCAAATGATATTGTAATTCATTACTCAAGAGTATGCATCTCACTGTTAATAATGTTAACTAATAGCAAAACAGAAGGGATATTAATAAATATGCTTCTTGCTGACAAATTCAGGTAAGATTATGCATGGAGGTAAATTCATTTGTAAAATTGTATCCAATTGTTTATTTGTAACATTAAGACCTTACAAAAGATGTTGTACTTTTATTgtatcaataaagattatctatGAGAGCaactaatcttttgtaataCCATTAAAATGGAATATTATGGCCATGAGTGTAGCTACGGCCGTGTGGCatgttggtacacccgatcgcTCGATCtcagaagttaagcaacgcgcgttccggacagttcttggatgggagacgaccggattgctgtagcctcacaaaGCTTTCTACGAAAATCGTTTTCCGGTAGGGACGTAAAACgagggtcccgtgctcgaggaggtacCTCGACCAtattaaacagcctcattatttaacacattgggtacctactggctggcaaaaagcaccagatgattatgattatgttatTATGACTATATCAATTACCCTTCTTCCTGTGACCTACACAGTGCTGGCAGCCTTTTTAGTTTGATCAAATCAAACCACCAACGGGGGAAAGGACAACATGCCGGCATCAGTGGAGGACCAGCTGAGATCCGCGGAGAGCGCCCTGTCGTTCCTGCGGTCGGAACACAGCCGCACACTGGCCGGGCTGCACGAAGAGATCGAGCGACTGCAGACCAGATGTAAAGGtactgtgtcactgtgtgtgtgtggtactATGGACGGAGAaatcacagtggttttatgtggGTTTGAtcaaagagctgggctgtctacctggcctgtctacctggcctgtctacctggcctggctatcacgtcaggctactcagatactTGTGTTCTTGACACCTGCAAGGAAGACCTCCCAGACACATTGCCAAAGGGCCCAGCCACgtggtggacaggccaacctcaggtcactggcagggttggagattagcaattactatgcctgtcaatcagctattttggctgagtgccatatgatggggctatgaatggggggatctgagtagcctgacgtgatagccaggccaggtagacagcccaggtagacagcccagctctttcatcaatcccgttttatgtttgcggtttctgtggtggccgcttcactgcaaatttaaaCTGGCGTTCCCATTAGTAACTGCACACTATACTACTACTGTACAGTGCTGAAAAAGAACAAACTTAAAAAGCCACCTCGAACACTTCATTTCCGTCCTACCGTATaatggaaatgaaataaaatgttggTTAGGGTAGCATTACcacatgaaatgttttattcaaaaaTGTTTATTGAAATCAATTTCACTTTCTTGAATATAATGACTTAATTTAACGTATTGTAATCTTTTTCTGCAGAACTGACATTCAGCCTTACCCTACAGTCTTCTCAGAGTCAGGCCAGGGCAagtaagtattttttttaaaggtttAGGTACTAGtgccagggttctccccagaattttttagtatagtggaggggctggcaaaaataacccgcaccaacgcgctgcgctttcataaaaatgggttcattttgcaatgacagagggtgtcaaatactacaagtataatatacatgtattgttgtgattcctttgttgtgaagtggcaaaatgactattgttttgatcattgctcattcacaagtttttgcagacaatgctgactggaaaagtgatgccactgggcaaaaaaatctgtgaactgtcattaattttagcaaaactaacaaagaaaatagggaagaaacacactaaatttaaaaaatagtatagtggagctggctgagagtatagtggagggcctccctagGCCTTATTCCaccctctggggagaaccctgagtGCTATGGTAATCTACGATTTGGCCCTCTGTCAGCtgatcttggtactgcaacagaatgttcattttttgtatctattGTCTTGCATATGCTGTATACAAGTTCTATTTAAGATAAATCCTTAATGTTTAATTTCTTCACTAGTAGTACTTGAAATTTCATCTAAGTTGTTAGAAATCATTCTAAAGCAATGAACTGtactgtaatttctaacacaacAATTGATTGGAATTTGCCCAATCAGCCCCAAGTTTTGGACTGTccaacttcagtctttgtcTGTTTTTGGAAgttacagttcagttcaggatTGTTCAATTGCTGTGGTATGTTGCAGAGGAACACGATTCTCATCAGCATGGGGCAAAGAAACCTTGGAGAAAGCAGCTGTTTGACCCCAACAGCGTGCTGTCCCATCCAGCGTTTATCATGACAGCACGGGACAGCGTTGTTTCTCGAGGAGCGCCCGGCAGCGCCATGTCAGCCGTCGGTCAGGAGCAGGAACAGCTCCAGTCCCTTATCgaagagaaggagaagaagatcTACTACCTTGAGCGGGAGCTGCGCCTGAGAGAAGACTCGTACCTGGCCGAACTCGCACGGAAGAACCGCCAGGTGGCGCTGTTAACCAGAAGACTGCACTCACGACCGGCAGCCATCGTGCAGATCAGCACGACTCCGCGGATCTCCCGGAAGACAAAAACACGAAAAGCCAGCGATGACGCGAACCACCCCGATGAAGAGTCTGTTTCGGAGACCGTTAGTGTTAATGTCGGTGGTGATGACCATCCTGTACTACAGAAGAAATGTAGCCAGACCAAGCTGCCAAGCTTGAGTACGAGTCTGCCCTCGTTTCCTCCACAGGACAGAACTTTGTCGGCGGTAGCCAGACGCGGGAAGGCGGGCAGCGCACACGTGCACAGCCGAGCAACCGGTAAACCGTCTCCTGCTGcgaaacaagatggcgaccaCAGCAGTCGCCAGTCCAGTGCCAAGACTACGCGCAGCCAGAGAGTGAGCGCAAGCAGCACAGCTTCAAGGAAACACCAGCAGCAGGGTAGCAGCAAAGTTTCCGAACCCTCGCCATTCATCGTGGACATTCCAACCGAACTGTTCCTCCAGATCCGCCCTGCCCCCGCCATCCTGCCGCCGATCGCCGGTCGGGGTAGACACGGGTGGCGTACGCGCCGCGGCAGGTCGATACGAGCTCCGCTGGCCAAACACCAGGAGGTTGAGACGGAGCGCCCGCGAAAGCCACCGCCCCCTGCCGTGGAGAGCATCGTTGTAGGAACCGTGGCCTCCCCCGGAGCAGAGGTGACCCCAGTGGAACAGACCCAAGCAGACTGCAGCTAAGatcattactgtaacagttgaacAGTTGAATGGTCAGGAAACAGGGGTACCTAAGTaatcatacgatccttacggaaaacatacgatccttacggaaatcatacgatccactactagaaacatacgatccttactaatTTGCTGGACCATGTGACATCAGCggcaaattcaagatggcggactctGGAGAACTTCTTTTTCCCATGTAGTTGGTGCAATAATATGCCGTCTAAGAAGCCAGCAGTGAAGGTTGGGGTTTTGGTTTTTAGCAGGATGTGATAAGCCCGTGCGCAAAGATATCGTAACGAATTATAAATGAGCAATCCCGAGGCCGCCATAGTGAATCTGCCGCTTGTGTGACGtgaaggatcgtatgtttcccCGTAAGGATCATTTGTttctagtagtggatcgtatgttttctgtaaggatcgtatgtttcctagtagtggatcgtatgatttccgtaaggatcgtatgtttcctagtagtggatcgtatgttttccgtaaggatcgtatgattACTTTGTTACCCCTGGGAAATAAGATTAAgaaatctttttccgacactctGATCCCTAAAGCTTTCTCACGTAAATCAATTCAATCCTAAAGAGTTCAATTTGAATATCAAGGGCATTACGTGTCAAAACCACTTCTATTGGAATTCTACTTGACAATTCTACTAAGCAACAGAATTGCATTGTATTTCTTCAACAATTGTTGGGAAAAGATTATAACCCAAACAAGTAGCAGCTGTATTTTCTAATACTAATCAAGGACCACTTCTTGCCATCTTATACTCTATACTCATATATGTTGAAAATGTCAGGATCAAAATACTTACAGCATGTTCAGCAGAAGGAAAAAAGGGTAAAATTCCGTTACATCAACAATCATTATCAACAAGCCATATTttaaataaaatgtacatgaaatgtcTGATCATGCAACTTTTCTTTCAAGTTGGACGCAAATTTGTCTACAACTTCTAAAGTCTATTGCCCACTGTACAGTACCGTCTCAGTATAGAGAAAGTCAACAGCACAACTTCACAAGGTTTGGATTAAGTTTCcaacctacattgtacaatttaaTTGAATTCTGactaatatacatgtgtatacaacAGGACCTGGTATATCTTATAGCATTGTTAAGTTGTCTTCTGATGTTTCATGTAAATTTATTTGTTAAACTTGCTAAAAATGTAAATTACAGAATGCTTGAAATATGACTGAAGGTAGTGTAGCTTCCCCAGTCTGATATTATAACGCAACTATGTTAGTCATATGTTTTAGATGTATTTGAAAATGTTCctccatgtttttaaaaaaagtgaaCATTCTCAGAACTGGCAGCAAGCTTTAAACAAATGTAAGTAGGCCTGTGGAAAGCACTACtagcagggataaacaagtccattagcccgattgtcccgggcaagtaaaagtgctgttcgggcaagcagaagtgcttccccacttgcctgacgggcaagtaagaatttccagatgtgacccgttcaaattaccactgagtgtgacagcacatggggctgaatgcctgcctatattgaccatgtaatttttaagccagtagagacatcgattttgttgttgttgctgtccttgtttaacgtttATTATTttgctagacgtggtctcttaacaaaagtgaaaatttatgaaagtgaaAAGACATAGAAAATTGTAATTTAAATttagggcaagtgaaaatttggttcgggcaagtaaatttttaatgtacttgcccgacaggacaagtgaatttttgaaaacttgtctaaccctgactagtactactagtatggtACAGTATATGAGTATACAATATAATAAGAAGTACATGACTTGTGCATGTAGTTAGGAATCAAATCACATGCAAATCACCTTCTAGGGGGCTTACACACTAAGTCATTATCAATAtaagaattttaaaaagaatatttcatTGATGTCTTCACAAGAAAGCCATAATACTTGCTAACTAATTTAGTTATTTTTATGAATTGCTATGTTAAGTATTCCTCTAGGGAAGAAGTAATGTTATTGATTCAAAATCATTTCTTAGGCCATACAAGTTTGATTTGTCAGATCTCTCACAGTTCTTTGTTTAGCAAGAGGACATTATGCAAACAGATGCCTGTGAGGAAAATTGCTTCATACTCTGTTTACTCCCTGaaactgtaaaaaaattttCACCTCTGTCtcttgttgaagaggttcatcagtcacgtatgcatacagttacatgtacaccaattttcttcaatcaatgactgttttgtaaaggtaaggtacatacgaggggcgtgcaataagtaatggtcctgacccacttccagttgtctgatctaaatgaaattttgtatgtgtaataattcatatctctatgggttatgttgcaaaagacagctctgaactaattgtggtttctgatttactggtgtttgaacttagtcaggtgcgaaatggaccaggtgtgaaatggaaccagttgagtgtcgcgcagtgatccggtttttgtatttgaaaggacgcacaccaaagaagacttttgatgaaataaatgaaacttatggtgatgatgccccatcatatgaccttgtaaaacgctggcatcctgaattcaaacgtggctggaagtctgtggaaacagctcccagacctggtcgtccctcttgtgccattgatgaggcatcagttggaggaccaacctggggtgtcctacaaaatcggtgtccagagctgcatcaaacgatgggagatatgaagagaaagactaataactgtgccaagtttcattaatctcctgctatgggaaatgggtcaggaccattactaattgcacgcccctcgtacctcccaaattttcgatgtctaacAGCACATCTCTGTCTTTGTGTTCATGATCATGTCCCGATATCTAGTATATTTATTTCTTAGATCCAAGAAggaagaaatcaaattggtgtatGTGGTCTTTTAGGAGTCCTAAATGTGTGTGTGAACGCCGACATGCTTGCCTCTGTCAATACCTGGCTATGATTAGGTCAGATATATTTATTTGTCTCTGCTGCTTGTGCTGCTCCTGTTGTTTTGAAT contains:
- the LOC118426072 gene encoding uncharacterized protein LOC118426072; its protein translation is MPASVEDQLRSAESALSFLRSEHSRTLAGLHEEIERLQTRCKELTFSLTLQSSQSQARAKEHDSHQHGAKKPWRKQLFDPNSVLSHPAFIMTARDSVVSRGAPGSAMSAVGQEQEQLQSLIEEKEKKIYYLERELRLREDSYLAELARKNRQVALLTRRLHSRPAAIVQISTTPRISRKTKTRKASDDANHPDEESVSETVSVNVGGDDHPVLQKKCSQTKLPSLSTSLPSFPPQDRTLSAVARRGKAGSAHVHSRATGKPSPAAKQDGDHSSRQSSAKTTRSQRVSASSTASRKHQQQGSSKVSEPSPFIVDIPTELFLQIRPAPAILPPIAGRGRHGWRTRRGRSIRAPLAKHQEVETERPRKPPPPAVESIVVGTVASPGAEVTPVEQTQADCS